The Antedon mediterranea chromosome 7, ecAntMedi1.1, whole genome shotgun sequence genome has a segment encoding these proteins:
- the LOC140054985 gene encoding trophoblast glycoprotein-like has protein sequence MSHNLLILFLFCLLVDSSKCVEVACSNDTNVNAVCECTERRRTVNCTNRGLNEWPVGIPANTLFLYLSDNNLKKIDTNALLQLQELFSIYAMNNMLTEVSTCFNDLPHLRTVYISENHIHGIEPFTFVNVPLEFLRIQYDNGIQVLCENAFALATDYAVGVFVQFNPNLEKISTGTFKNITTGSIFLAGNSLQSIPAKAFQGKYFLEISLKANKIRFIDKDAFVDVDHIRILDLSWNNLTSLEDGRIPPVKNIQLHKNNIQHISKNIFSNMASLEKLMLMGNSITSIQERAFSGTNLQFLFL, from the exons ATGTCTCACAATTTGTTGATtttgttcttgttttgtttgttggtgGATTCTTCTAAATGTGTTGAGGTTGCATGTAGTAATGATACTAATGTGAATGCAGTTTGTGAATGTACAGAAAGAAGACGAACAGTGAATTGTACAAACCGTGGACTCAATGAATGGCCGGTAGGAATTCCTGCAAATACACTGTTTCT TTACTTAAGCGATAACAACTTGAAGAAAATCGACACAAATGCTTTGTTACAGCTACAGGAACTTTTTTCAAT ATATGCAATGAATAACATGTTGACAGAAGTATCGACATGTTTTAATGACCTTCCACATCTTCGTACTGT aTACATATCGGAAAACCATATACATGGCATTGAACCTTTCACTTTTGTAAATGTGCCGTTAGAATTCTT GCGGATTCAGTATGACAACGGAATTCAAGTGCTCTGTGAAAATGCATTTGCATTGGCTACAGATTATGCTGTTGGAGT gtTTGTTCAATTCAATCCTAACCTGGAAAAAATATCTACTGGGACTTTCAAAAACATAACAACCGGAAGCAT ATTTTTAGCAGGAAACAGTCTGCAGAGCATACCAGCAAAAGCTTTTCAAGGCAAATATTTTTTGGAGAT CTCACTCAAAGCAAACAAAATTCGATTTATAGATAAGGATGCCTTCGTTGATGTGGACCATATCCGTATACT AGACTTAAGCTGGAACAATCTGACATCTTTAGAAGACGGCCGGATACCTCCAGTTAAGAACATACaattacacaaaaataatattcaGCACATTTCCAAAAATATCTTTTCTAATATGGCATCACTTGAGAAGCT aATGCTTATGGGAAACAGTATTACCTCTATACAAGAAAGGGCATTTAGTGGAACTAATCTTCAGTTTCT cTTTCTTTAA